A region from the Caldisericota bacterium genome encodes:
- a CDS encoding PAS domain S-box protein, translated as MKGKEKTKEQLQNELAKLRQKIVELKAQKKSVKSEEIYRLIAENTSDVVTLQDFNLQTKYRYISPSIKDATGYKPEELVGKSPFDFIHPDDKKKLLPILTKYVTAKFKKLFAGKESKITERIEFRFKEKGGNWRYVQSTGNIIGNQLLFVSRDITEIKKAEEALQQSQQKFASLFKNSPEALVYLDKNSNIVNINPRFTELFGYTLEEVKGKNINDGMIHPPDKIEEGKNLDKTALSKGYFNYETVRKKKDGTCFPVSVSGSDIVIGRQIKGIIGTYIDITERKKMEEELQKLARYDTLTNCYSRGYGLALLEQQIKIANRKKNPILLSYLDVDNLKDINDTFGHGEGDEALKEVAQFFKSILREADIVCRIGGDEFMLILPDNSLDDEPLIKERVNKKLKELNKNLNKPYKISFSIGFSVYDPTNPASIEKLIKTADEKMYEEKKEIREDYKLTQKENYN; from the coding sequence ATGAAAGGCAAAGAAAAAACAAAAGAGCAGCTGCAAAATGAATTAGCAAAATTGCGTCAGAAGATTGTTGAATTAAAAGCACAGAAAAAATCAGTAAAATCTGAAGAAATCTACCGTTTAATTGCTGAAAATACCAGTGATGTGGTTACTCTCCAAGATTTTAATTTACAAACAAAATACAGATATATCAGCCCTTCAATTAAAGATGCTACGGGTTATAAGCCAGAAGAATTAGTCGGTAAATCTCCTTTTGATTTTATCCATCCTGACGATAAAAAGAAATTGTTACCAATATTAACAAAATATGTTACTGCCAAGTTTAAAAAGCTTTTTGCCGGAAAAGAATCTAAGATTACTGAGAGAATAGAATTTCGTTTTAAAGAAAAGGGTGGAAATTGGCGCTATGTTCAAAGCACCGGAAATATTATAGGCAATCAGTTGCTTTTTGTCTCTAGAGACATCACTGAAATAAAGAAAGCTGAAGAAGCCCTACAACAAAGCCAGCAGAAATTTGCCAGTCTATTCAAAAATAGTCCCGAGGCTTTGGTCTATTTAGATAAAAACAGTAATATCGTAAATATAAACCCACGCTTTACCGAGCTTTTTGGCTATACTTTGGAAGAGGTTAAAGGCAAAAACATCAACGACGGGATGATTCATCCCCCGGACAAAATAGAAGAAGGAAAAAATTTGGATAAAACAGCATTGTCTAAAGGTTATTTTAATTATGAAACGGTAAGAAAAAAGAAAGATGGTACTTGCTTCCCAGTATCTGTATCTGGCTCTGATATAGTAATCGGCAGGCAGATAAAAGGGATAATTGGCACTTATATTGATATCACTGAACGAAAAAAGATGGAAGAAGAACTGCAAAAATTAGCTCGCTATGACACTCTTACCAATTGTTACAGCAGAGGATACGGGCTTGCTCTGTTAGAACAGCAGATTAAGATCGCCAATCGAAAGAAAAATCCTATTCTTTTATCCTACCTCGATGTAGATAACCTTAAAGATATCAATGATACCTTTGGTCATGGAGAAGGAGATGAAGCCTTAAAAGAAGTAGCTCAATTCTTTAAATCTATCTTAAGAGAAGCCGACATTGTCTGCCGCATAGGAGGAGATGAATTTATGTTAATCCTTCCCGACAATTCCTTGGATGATGAACCTCTAATCAAAGAAAGAGTAAATAAAAAATTAAAAGAATTAAACAAAAATTTAAATAAGCCCTATAAGATAAGCTTTAGTATCGGTTTTTCTGTTTATGACCCAACTAATCCTGCCTCAATAGAAAAATTAATTAAAACAGCTGATGAAAAGATGTATGAAGAGAAGAAAGAAATACGGGAAGATTATAAGTTAACTCAAAAGGAAAATTATAATTAG
- a CDS encoding DUF3795 domain-containing protein: protein MGNSNKENKNLIAYCGLYCGDCPNYKGKIADLARDLRKELKGVRFDKTAEALSEISFFKTFNNYQQCYEVLGAMVKLRCRKICKDGGGPPFCKIRKCCQKKGIDGCWECEEFETCEKLDFLKLGHGDAHIKNIRKIRKQGIGEFLKKEKYWYAKPK from the coding sequence ATGGGGAATAGTAATAAAGAAAATAAAAACTTAATTGCATACTGTGGTCTTTACTGCGGGGATTGTCCCAATTATAAAGGAAAGATTGCTGACTTGGCAAGAGATCTCAGAAAAGAACTGAAAGGAGTAAGATTTGACAAAACAGCAGAAGCTTTATCAGAAATCTCATTCTTTAAGACATTCAATAACTATCAGCAATGCTATGAAGTGTTAGGAGCGATGGTAAAACTCCGCTGCAGAAAGATCTGCAAAGATGGCGGAGGCCCACCTTTCTGTAAAATTAGAAAATGCTGCCAGAAAAAAGGGATTGATGGTTGTTGGGAATGTGAGGAATTTGAAACGTGCGAAAAACTGGATTTTTTAAAGCTGGGCCATGGCGATGCTCATATAAAAAATATAAGAAAAATCCGTAAACAAGGAATTGGAGAATTTCTTAAAAAGGAAAAATATTGGTATGCAAAGCCCAAATAA
- the tsaA gene encoding tRNA (N6-threonylcarbamoyladenosine(37)-N6)-methyltransferase TrmO, with amino-acid sequence MNEIKYKPIGVIHSSFKEPKGTPIQPAGAKNVNGTVELFTKYAEGLKDIEGFSHIILVYHFHLSKGSPLTVKPYMDNEVRGVFATRAPSRPNSIGISIVRLVRVEENILHIQDIDIIEGTPLLDIKPYVPEFDIRETEKRGWLEKNLDKLSTSKDDGRFIK; translated from the coding sequence ATGAATGAAATAAAGTACAAACCAATTGGGGTCATTCATTCTTCATTTAAAGAACCTAAGGGAACTCCCATACAACCTGCAGGTGCTAAGAATGTTAATGGAACGGTTGAGCTATTTACAAAATATGCTGAAGGCCTAAAAGATATTGAGGGCTTCTCGCATATTATTTTAGTATACCATTTCCATTTATCCAAAGGTTCACCATTAACGGTGAAACCATATATGGACAATGAGGTACGTGGAGTTTTTGCGACGCGAGCTCCAAGTAGACCAAACTCTATTGGTATCTCAATAGTACGGCTTGTCAGAGTTGAAGAGAATATACTTCATATTCAAGATATAGATATTATAGAAGGAACTCCTCTTTTGGATATAAAACCTTATGTTCCAGAATTTGATATAAGAGAAACGGAGAAAAGAGGATGGCTTGAGAAAAATTTAGATAAACTTTCAACATCAAAAGATGATGGTAGATTTATAAAATGA
- a CDS encoding isoprenylcysteine carboxylmethyltransferase family protein encodes MSRFKKWAEREYSKKQRVIVLFLGGIFFVVAIPFFLITASSHIDKWFHFQTFVYGAINHIIGLLFISMGLLFAVWSIQVQFFVGRGTPVPMIPTQKLVVQRPYSYCRNPMSLGTIIFYLGIAIWSGSLSTVGLALIFAMLLMVYNKMVDETELEERFGFEYLEYKRKTPFLIPRLRKKN; translated from the coding sequence ATGAGTAGATTCAAAAAATGGGCTGAACGTGAATATAGTAAGAAACAACGAGTTATTGTTCTGTTTCTGGGAGGAATATTTTTTGTAGTTGCAATTCCGTTTTTTCTTATCACAGCATCTTCCCATATTGATAAGTGGTTTCACTTCCAAACATTTGTTTATGGAGCAATAAACCATATTATTGGCTTGCTATTTATCAGTATGGGGTTGTTATTTGCTGTGTGGTCTATACAAGTCCAGTTTTTCGTCGGTCGTGGAACACCGGTACCGATGATCCCTACACAGAAATTGGTTGTACAAAGGCCTTACAGTTATTGCCGAAACCCAATGTCCTTGGGAACTATTATATTCTATCTAGGAATTGCTATCTGGAGTGGTTCGCTTTCTACGGTTGGGTTAGCTTTGATCTTTGCAATGTTACTCATGGTATATAATAAAATGGTTGATGAAACAGAATTAGAGGAGAGATTTGGTTTTGAATACCTAGAGTACAAGAGGAAAACTCCATTTCTGATACCACGCCTACGGAAAAAGAATTGA
- a CDS encoding flavin reductase family protein: MKINVEYLEFMWPMRHFLITCGDISGESNIIAVSFCMPVSKETPFIACAIGKGTYSYKLIEGAKEFIVNVPSENLKAEIYYCGFHSGYHVDKFKETGLTPQPARQVRVPIIDECVAHMECKLKQEIEVGDKSLFIGEVVEAYADEDVAKGKKKIVYAKGDFPRKIYAIRFKTP, encoded by the coding sequence ATGAAAATTAATGTTGAATATTTAGAGTTTATGTGGCCGATGAGACATTTTTTAATAACATGTGGGGATATAAGCGGGGAATCAAATATCATAGCGGTTAGCTTTTGTATGCCTGTGTCAAAGGAGACTCCATTTATAGCTTGTGCCATAGGAAAAGGGACTTATTCATATAAATTAATTGAAGGCGCTAAAGAATTTATTGTAAATGTTCCTTCGGAGAACCTAAAGGCAGAGATATATTATTGCGGCTTCCATTCAGGGTATCACGTGGATAAATTTAAAGAAACTGGTTTGACGCCGCAACCGGCACGCCAAGTAAGAGTTCCCATTATTGATGAATGTGTAGCGCATATGGAATGCAAGCTTAAGCAAGAAATAGAAGTGGGAGATAAAAGTCTGTTTATAGGCGAAGTGGTAGAGGCATATGCAGATGAAGATGTTGCAAAAGGGAAAAAGAAGATCGTGTATGCAAAAGGCGATTTCCCGCGAAAAATATATGCTATAAGATTTAAAACTCCGTAA
- a CDS encoding trypsin-like peptidase domain-containing protein: MVRKQALCALIVLIIIASLLIPANIPLAANPTGVLTPKQIIALTQPGVTYIQTIIEGHVMAPNALFDENFSFWEDPEGGFWEEYAQTGVSGSGFIVTPEGYIVTNAHVVKFTEDFKKFMILKTVVEKEIELQTENGWIAESEVSAFSNGFFQFLFQHAQIKNVPIKVYASLGKSIPGIAIIQEGLQAEIKKVGDPSGTGTGKDIAILKVESSVALPTVKLGDSSKMAAGEKIYCIGYPGVATFHPYLKGESATVSTVTTGIISAVKQMPGGWSVLQTDAAIYHGNSGGPAFNEEGEAIGISTFGTIDYNTGQTIEGFNFLVPINLVEDYLNELGATPHQGQLDERYETALNYMWNSYYSKALDEFTIVNQMYPAHPYTSEFIQLCRTEIDAGHDKKDVPVLWIIIGLIVVSAALVTFILMRRKKGSIKNDGKKA; this comes from the coding sequence ATGGTACGAAAACAAGCATTGTGTGCACTCATTGTATTAATCATCATTGCATCTTTGCTTATTCCAGCTAACATTCCCCTTGCCGCAAACCCTACTGGTGTACTCACCCCTAAACAGATTATTGCGCTCACACAACCCGGAGTTACGTACATTCAGACAATTATTGAAGGTCACGTAATGGCCCCGAATGCTTTGTTTGATGAGAATTTCTCTTTCTGGGAAGACCCAGAAGGAGGGTTCTGGGAAGAATATGCACAAACTGGTGTTTCTGGTTCTGGGTTTATTGTTACACCTGAAGGTTATATTGTAACAAATGCACATGTTGTAAAATTTACAGAGGATTTTAAAAAATTTATGATTTTAAAAACAGTGGTGGAAAAAGAAATAGAATTACAGACTGAAAATGGTTGGATAGCAGAATCAGAGGTATCAGCATTTTCGAATGGGTTTTTCCAGTTTTTATTTCAACATGCGCAGATAAAAAATGTACCAATAAAAGTTTATGCATCTTTGGGTAAGTCAATTCCCGGCATTGCAATTATACAAGAAGGTTTACAAGCAGAGATAAAAAAAGTTGGCGATCCATCCGGCACAGGTACAGGCAAGGATATTGCAATCCTAAAAGTAGAATCAAGTGTTGCACTTCCCACCGTAAAATTAGGAGATTCATCCAAAATGGCAGCTGGCGAAAAAATTTACTGTATAGGCTACCCTGGCGTTGCAACATTCCATCCATATTTAAAAGGGGAAAGTGCCACCGTCTCTACTGTAACAACAGGTATTATCAGCGCTGTAAAGCAAATGCCCGGCGGATGGTCTGTTCTCCAGACAGATGCTGCAATCTATCATGGAAATTCCGGAGGGCCAGCGTTCAATGAAGAAGGTGAAGCAATTGGAATTTCTACGTTTGGCACAATAGATTACAATACAGGGCAAACAATCGAAGGTTTCAATTTTCTTGTACCAATAAATCTTGTTGAAGATTACTTAAATGAACTTGGCGCTACTCCACATCAAGGTCAACTTGATGAACGTTACGAAACCGCCTTAAACTATATGTGGAACAGCTATTATTCAAAAGCATTGGATGAATTTACTATTGTAAATCAAATGTACCCCGCACATCCATATACATCAGAGTTTATACAACTCTGTCGCACAGAGATTGATGCAGGGCATGATAAAAAAGATGTCCCTGTGCTATGGATTATAATCGGACTAATTGTAGTATCCGCAGCATTAGTTACATTTATTTTAATGCGTCGCAAAAAAGGTAGTATTAAAAACGATGGCAAAAAAGCATAA